One window from the genome of Pararhizobium gei encodes:
- a CDS encoding ATPase domain-containing protein produces the protein MKARTGVDGLDDILVGGLAKGHVFLLEGNPGTGKTTIALQFLLSGAQDGERGLYVTLSETEQELRGGAASHNLVIDDNVEIFELTPPESLLDPENQQSLLYSSDLELGETTKLILDAFDRVKPHRLVIDSLSEIRLLAQNSLRYRRQILALKHFFARKNATVLLLDDLTSDAHDKTVHSVVHGVVRLEELAPNYGPERRRLRILKYRGQAYRGGFHDFAIKAGGVKVYPRLIAAEHRKDFNRDPRSTGVPELDALLGGGVENGSSTLILGPSGTGKSLFCSQFVAAAVRRGEKAAFFVFDEELGLLFSRMRVLGIDLEAMRDEGMLHIEQLDAVELSPGEFTQRVRDCVDRLNAKTVVVDSLNGYQASMPEENALILHLHELLQYLNRQGANTFLTVAQHGLVGDMKSPVDVTYLADTVVLLRYFEAIGRVRRAVSVFKKRTGLHEDTIREFTIGKGGLKLGEPLNEFQGVLRGIPSFVGKAGPLMAASSASDDNQ, from the coding sequence GTGAAGGCGCGAACGGGTGTAGACGGACTTGACGATATATTGGTCGGTGGCTTGGCGAAGGGACACGTGTTCCTTCTGGAAGGCAACCCCGGCACTGGCAAGACAACGATTGCATTGCAGTTTCTTTTGTCCGGAGCGCAGGATGGTGAGCGTGGACTTTACGTGACACTGTCGGAAACCGAACAGGAACTGCGTGGCGGAGCTGCGTCCCACAATTTGGTCATCGACGACAATGTCGAGATTTTCGAACTGACGCCGCCCGAATCGCTGCTCGACCCGGAAAATCAACAAAGCCTGCTTTACTCGTCCGACCTTGAGTTGGGTGAGACGACCAAACTCATTCTGGACGCTTTCGATCGCGTGAAGCCCCACCGTCTCGTGATCGACAGCCTGTCGGAAATTCGTCTTCTCGCCCAGAACTCACTGCGATATAGGCGGCAAATTCTTGCGCTGAAGCATTTCTTCGCCAGAAAGAACGCGACCGTTCTCCTGTTGGACGATCTCACCTCCGATGCGCATGACAAGACCGTTCACAGTGTTGTCCATGGTGTCGTTCGTCTTGAGGAACTCGCGCCCAATTACGGGCCCGAGAGACGCCGGCTGCGCATCCTCAAATATCGCGGACAGGCCTACCGTGGCGGTTTCCATGATTTCGCGATCAAGGCAGGGGGCGTCAAAGTCTACCCCCGTCTCATCGCCGCCGAGCATCGAAAGGATTTCAACCGCGACCCGCGATCGACAGGCGTGCCGGAACTCGATGCTCTGCTTGGCGGCGGAGTCGAGAACGGGTCGAGCACGCTGATACTTGGGCCGAGCGGCACCGGTAAAAGCCTGTTTTGCAGCCAGTTCGTGGCGGCCGCTGTGCGGCGCGGCGAGAAGGCGGCCTTTTTCGTCTTCGATGAGGAACTTGGTCTGCTCTTTTCGCGCATGCGGGTCTTGGGCATTGATCTCGAAGCCATGCGCGATGAAGGCATGCTGCATATCGAGCAGCTGGACGCGGTCGAACTGTCTCCCGGCGAGTTCACGCAACGGGTCCGCGATTGCGTCGATCGGCTCAACGCGAAGACCGTCGTGGTCGACAGTCTCAACGGCTATCAGGCCTCTATGCCCGAAGAAAACGCCTTGATCCTGCATTTGCATGAGCTCTTGCAATATCTGAACCGGCAGGGCGCGAATACGTTTCTCACCGTCGCGCAACACGGTTTGGTCGGGGACATGAAATCGCCTGTCGACGTGACCTACCTGGCCGACACCGTTGTGCTGCTCCGATACTTCGAAGCGATAGGCAGGGTGCGGCGCGCCGTATCGGTCTTTAAGAAACGCACCGGACTGCATGAGGATACGATCCGCGAATTTACCATTGGCAAGGGCGGCCTGAAATTGGGTGAGCCTTTGAACGAGTTCCAGGGGGTACTTCGCGGTATTCCCTCTTTCGTTGGGAAAGCCGGTCCGCTTATGGCTGCCTCCAGCGCGAGTGACGACAATCAGTAG
- a CDS encoding beta strand repeat-containing protein codes for MPATPVTWLEEFIVNSNTDGSQFDPNIVQLANGNILVSWTSSSDIGVGAPAGNDIIGRIYDPLGNAIGGEFLVNGDGSETEQDVDMAALPNGGFLAAYERITSSGFTDIVLTEFTPNGTVEATVNVFFDSNVNAAPAAFDPVVAVSSATSALILWQETIDATTSRVMGRIYDSTTNTFTSAAFSVITGGQNFAPDITVLSNGNYAIAEAHTNGGASEIFLRILDATGANVKGATLIASTGGGDTDGDLNPSITALTGGGFVVAWENSDSDTDIEAQIFDANGTLVGGIVNIETGGSTDSDNEPVVVALADGGFAVVYDDDEVGALKIERHSSTGALVGDVFTIATGFSITNPTATILADGRLAISFENDLGEIAMEILDFRDQPNNPGVYSPDQYQIGTIGDDVFTADNESEFVHGWTGNDIITENGQIRSYFGDEGNDTLIAVSPINSDVHDGGDGIDTIDWSQNFSLEDGVVFDLGLGTVSLNGSTEVMVGFEKIIGTGFADIIIGDGNANTLSGGGGVDSMTGGGGDDIYVVDVFNDQVFESVGGGTDRVVSLTSFGLAAGQEIEVLQLALSTGSTALNISGNEFANQLIGNAGKNTLKGGGANDEMRGAGGDDTYVVTETGDTVFESVAGGNDTIVSTVSFELGAGQEIEILRLAASTGTTALNLKGNQFDNELTGNAGSNVLTGNGGNDTMSGGGGDDTYVVSEAGDDVLEATGNGTDTVVSTVSYGLDVNQYVEVLRLAASTGNTALNLTGNNIGQQIIGNVGANTLNGGNGNDTLIGGDGDDVYYFNTTLSSINNVDTITGFAGAAGNNDTIALKNTIFSLLPAGALSAANFVANASGTAGDGNDFIVYNTTTGGLFYDTNGNGAGGATQFATLSGSPSLTSSDFLIV; via the coding sequence ATGCCTGCAACACCTGTAACCTGGCTCGAAGAGTTTATTGTAAACTCGAACACGGACGGCAGCCAGTTCGATCCAAACATCGTTCAACTGGCTAATGGCAATATCCTTGTATCCTGGACATCCAGTTCGGATATCGGCGTTGGCGCCCCCGCTGGCAACGACATTATCGGCCGGATTTATGATCCGCTCGGCAATGCCATCGGCGGCGAGTTTCTCGTCAATGGCGACGGTAGCGAAACCGAGCAGGACGTCGATATGGCGGCATTGCCCAATGGCGGCTTCCTTGCTGCATACGAACGGATTACATCCAGCGGCTTCACCGATATCGTCTTAACTGAATTCACGCCGAACGGCACGGTCGAGGCGACGGTGAATGTTTTCTTCGATTCGAACGTCAATGCCGCTCCGGCAGCTTTCGATCCGGTCGTCGCCGTCAGTTCCGCCACCTCGGCGCTGATTTTGTGGCAGGAAACGATCGATGCGACGACCAGCAGGGTAATGGGGCGGATCTACGACAGCACGACAAATACGTTCACCAGCGCGGCTTTTAGCGTGATCACGGGCGGGCAGAACTTTGCGCCTGACATAACCGTACTCTCCAACGGCAACTATGCCATCGCTGAAGCGCACACCAATGGTGGAGCCAGCGAAATCTTCCTCCGCATTCTCGACGCGACCGGAGCAAATGTTAAGGGAGCGACATTGATCGCCTCGACCGGGGGCGGCGACACGGACGGGGACCTGAACCCCAGCATCACCGCGTTGACCGGCGGCGGGTTCGTCGTGGCGTGGGAAAATTCGGATAGCGACACCGACATCGAAGCCCAGATATTCGATGCCAACGGCACGCTTGTCGGCGGGATCGTGAACATTGAAACCGGCGGCAGTACGGATAGTGACAACGAACCGGTTGTCGTGGCCCTTGCCGATGGCGGCTTTGCCGTCGTGTATGACGATGACGAGGTTGGCGCTCTCAAGATCGAGCGGCATTCGTCAACCGGCGCGCTCGTCGGTGACGTCTTCACCATTGCAACCGGCTTCAGCATTACCAATCCGACAGCTACAATTCTGGCGGATGGCCGGCTTGCGATCAGTTTCGAGAATGACCTTGGCGAGATTGCCATGGAAATCCTTGATTTCCGCGATCAACCGAACAATCCGGGCGTTTACTCTCCGGATCAGTACCAGATCGGCACGATCGGCGATGACGTCTTTACGGCGGACAATGAATCGGAATTCGTTCATGGCTGGACGGGCAATGACATCATAACCGAAAATGGGCAGATCCGTTCCTACTTCGGCGACGAAGGCAATGACACGCTAATCGCGGTGTCACCGATCAATTCCGACGTTCATGACGGCGGAGACGGTATCGACACAATCGATTGGTCGCAGAACTTTTCCCTGGAAGACGGCGTCGTTTTCGATCTTGGGCTCGGTACAGTTTCCCTTAACGGCAGCACCGAGGTCATGGTTGGCTTCGAAAAGATCATCGGCACCGGCTTCGCTGACATTATCATCGGCGACGGCAACGCCAATACGCTCAGTGGCGGCGGCGGCGTCGACAGCATGACGGGCGGCGGCGGCGACGATATCTATGTGGTCGACGTTTTCAATGACCAGGTTTTCGAATCGGTCGGCGGTGGTACGGACAGGGTTGTCTCGTTGACGAGTTTCGGTCTCGCAGCAGGTCAGGAAATCGAAGTCCTGCAGCTTGCCCTTAGCACCGGCTCCACGGCGCTGAACATTTCCGGAAACGAGTTCGCCAACCAGTTGATCGGCAATGCCGGCAAGAACACCTTGAAGGGCGGCGGTGCAAACGATGAAATGCGCGGCGCTGGCGGAGACGACACCTATGTCGTGACGGAAACCGGCGACACTGTGTTTGAATCGGTTGCCGGAGGCAACGATACCATCGTTTCCACGGTAAGCTTCGAACTTGGGGCTGGTCAGGAAATCGAAATCCTGCGTCTTGCTGCGTCCACTGGCACGACTGCGCTCAACCTCAAGGGCAACCAGTTCGACAACGAACTGACCGGCAATGCTGGCAGCAATGTGCTGACAGGCAACGGCGGCAACGATACCATGTCCGGCGGCGGCGGCGACGACACCTATGTCGTTTCCGAAGCTGGCGACGATGTTCTCGAGGCGACTGGAAACGGCACCGACACCGTTGTCTCCACAGTGAGCTATGGTCTGGACGTCAACCAGTATGTCGAGGTTCTGCGCCTTGCAGCATCGACAGGCAATACTGCCTTGAACCTGACAGGCAACAACATCGGCCAACAGATTATCGGCAATGTTGGCGCCAACACGCTGAATGGCGGCAACGGCAATGACACGTTGATTGGTGGCGACGGAGACGACGTCTACTATTTCAACACGACGCTGAGCAGCATCAACAATGTCGACACGATCACCGGCTTTGCTGGTGCGGCAGGCAACAATGATACGATCGCGCTGAAAAACACGATCTTCTCGCTTCTGCCGGCAGGCGCTCTCTCTGCGGCGAATTTTGTTGCCAACGCCTCCGGTACGGCCGGCGACGGCAATGACTTCATCGTCTACAACACCACGACCGGCGGTCTCTTCTACGACACCAACGGCAATGGTGCAGGCGGCGCGACCCAGTTCGCGACATTGAGCGGAAGCCCGTCCCTCACCTCGTCGGACTTCCTGATCGTCTGA
- a CDS encoding GAF domain-containing protein produces the protein MTEGSDDFPAAGGKAGLGIQRANWSAQSAGFIIVTRGPHHHVDFVNDAHEAVFNSHEWSGRPIREAFPSIEGQGFFELLDHVYKTGESYPAQAVKVRYRRAAELPEETGYFTFLFTPVHDRDGGITGIFCEGFDVTGLQRTQQRTTALAALEDLIRNVEDPDELAYAAAEILGREIGVSRAGYGTIDKRRETIHIERDWNAPGIKTLAGTLHFRDYGSYIEELKRGETVICGNADEDPRTAANAQSLKAISAHSFVNMPVTEQGGLVALLYLNHTLPRVWTDDELSFIRQVAERTRTAVERRRAEAALTENEARLRFLDSLSRETARSTDADTILATTTRMVGEHLGVSICAYADMEEDGDHFTIRGDWSAQGSESIRGYYSLTAFGALAVANLHAGKPLVIQDNRLELAPEEAATFRSIGITATICMPLIKEGRLTALMAIHDAAPRLWNDRELALLNEVAERSWAHIERARSETNARSIAERLQLATSAASIGTWDYDLNSGTLSWDARCKALFGLSPDRLVSYEGTFLAGLHPDDRDRVDEAVRTALASPAQSRFETEYRSIGLEDGKKRWLAAHGNVLFENGKAVRFIGTLRDISARKKAERHLKIMNETGAVVAAELNLEKIVQTVTDAGVELSGAQFGAFFYNVLDAQGGSYMLYALSGAPRSAFDEYPMPRATEIFKPTFLGTGVIRSDDILADPRYGRNAPNQGMPKGHLPVRSYLAVPVISRSGEVLGGLFFGHEETGRFMPEHEQALLGIAGHAATAIDNARLFQKVELELAERRRAEAALQALNATLEDRVETEVAERSKAEDQLRQVQKMEAVGQLTGGIAHDFNNMLAVVIGGLNILQRRLQKGDYNVGRFVEGAMDAAQRAAGLTQRLLAFSRRQPLSPEPFGANRLVSGMSDLLARTLGETIQMETVLAAGLWDVNVDPGQLESTLLNLCVNARDAMPGGGRLTIETSNAYIDDSYAEDHALSAGQYVLIAVTDTGTGMTPDIMSRAFDPFFTTKDVGKGTGLGLSQVYGFVRQSGGNVKIYSEVGLGSTIKIYLPRYYGDAAERPPTPKDKEIVGGHVDEVILVVEDEERVRAVSAEALRELGYTVIEAQGPFDALKMFEDGQRVSLLFTDVVMPGMSGRMLVDRLRARDPQLRVLYTTGYTRNAIVHNGVLEAGTQLLTKPFNIEDLASKVRKILDQP, from the coding sequence TTGACAGAAGGGAGTGATGATTTTCCTGCCGCCGGAGGCAAAGCCGGGTTGGGAATTCAACGGGCTAACTGGTCTGCCCAGTCTGCCGGATTCATCATCGTCACGCGCGGGCCGCACCATCATGTCGATTTCGTCAACGATGCACACGAGGCCGTTTTCAATAGCCACGAATGGTCAGGCAGGCCGATCCGCGAGGCTTTTCCGAGCATAGAAGGACAGGGGTTTTTCGAACTGCTCGACCATGTCTACAAGACGGGCGAGAGCTACCCGGCTCAGGCTGTCAAAGTCCGTTATCGCCGTGCCGCAGAACTGCCGGAGGAAACGGGCTATTTTACCTTCCTCTTTACTCCGGTCCATGACAGGGACGGCGGCATCACCGGCATATTCTGCGAGGGCTTCGACGTTACCGGGTTGCAGCGCACGCAACAACGCACGACGGCCCTCGCGGCGCTGGAAGATCTCATTCGCAATGTTGAGGATCCGGACGAACTCGCCTATGCCGCAGCGGAAATCCTCGGGCGCGAAATCGGCGTCAGCCGCGCCGGCTACGGCACGATCGATAAGCGCCGGGAGACAATTCATATCGAGAGGGATTGGAACGCTCCCGGTATCAAAACGCTCGCCGGCACGCTCCACTTTCGGGATTATGGTTCCTACATAGAAGAACTGAAACGCGGGGAAACCGTCATCTGCGGCAACGCCGACGAGGATCCGCGCACGGCGGCAAACGCGCAATCGCTCAAGGCAATCAGCGCGCATTCCTTCGTCAATATGCCGGTTACCGAGCAAGGCGGCCTTGTCGCTCTTCTTTATCTCAACCATACCCTGCCCCGGGTCTGGACCGATGACGAACTGAGCTTCATCCGTCAGGTCGCGGAGCGGACGCGAACCGCCGTCGAACGGCGGCGGGCCGAAGCGGCGCTGACGGAAAACGAGGCCCGCCTGCGCTTCCTCGACAGCCTCAGTCGGGAGACGGCAAGAAGCACCGATGCAGACACAATTCTTGCGACGACCACGCGGATGGTCGGTGAGCACTTGGGTGTTTCGATTTGCGCTTATGCCGACATGGAGGAGGACGGGGACCACTTCACCATCCGTGGTGACTGGAGTGCTCAAGGTTCCGAGAGCATTCGCGGCTACTACAGCCTGACCGCATTCGGCGCGCTGGCAGTTGCAAACCTGCATGCTGGAAAACCCCTGGTCATTCAGGACAATCGGTTGGAACTTGCACCGGAAGAGGCGGCAACATTCCGCAGCATCGGCATTACCGCAACGATTTGCATGCCGTTGATCAAAGAGGGTCGTCTGACGGCTTTGATGGCCATTCACGATGCCGCGCCCCGGCTGTGGAACGACCGGGAGCTGGCATTGCTCAATGAGGTCGCGGAGCGGTCTTGGGCTCACATCGAACGGGCGCGCTCAGAAACGAACGCGAGGAGCATAGCCGAGAGGCTGCAACTGGCCACCAGTGCCGCTTCCATCGGCACCTGGGATTATGATTTGAACAGTGGCACACTGAGTTGGGACGCGCGTTGCAAGGCGCTGTTCGGTCTGTCGCCGGACCGACTGGTTTCCTATGAAGGCACGTTCCTGGCGGGTCTTCATCCCGACGACCGCGACCGGGTCGATGAAGCCGTGCGTACCGCGCTGGCCTCTCCGGCTCAAAGCCGTTTTGAAACGGAATATCGATCAATAGGCCTGGAAGACGGCAAGAAGCGCTGGCTCGCCGCACACGGCAATGTTCTTTTCGAGAATGGCAAGGCCGTCCGCTTTATCGGAACCTTGCGGGATATATCCGCTCGCAAGAAAGCCGAGCGGCATCTGAAGATCATGAACGAGACGGGCGCTGTTGTCGCCGCGGAGCTCAACCTGGAAAAAATCGTCCAGACGGTGACGGATGCCGGTGTCGAACTGTCCGGCGCGCAGTTTGGCGCATTTTTCTATAATGTCCTCGATGCGCAAGGCGGCAGCTACATGCTGTATGCGCTCTCCGGCGCGCCGCGGTCGGCCTTCGACGAATATCCGATGCCGCGGGCAACCGAGATCTTCAAGCCCACCTTTCTTGGAACCGGCGTTATCCGCTCCGATGACATTCTTGCCGATCCCCGCTACGGCAGGAATGCGCCGAACCAGGGCATGCCCAAAGGGCATCTGCCCGTGCGCTCCTATCTTGCCGTTCCGGTCATATCACGCTCCGGAGAGGTTCTCGGCGGCCTGTTTTTCGGACACGAGGAGACCGGCCGGTTCATGCCTGAACACGAACAGGCGCTACTCGGTATTGCAGGTCACGCCGCGACGGCAATCGATAATGCGAGACTGTTCCAGAAGGTAGAACTTGAACTCGCGGAAAGACGGCGCGCGGAAGCCGCGCTGCAGGCGCTCAATGCAACCCTCGAAGACCGTGTCGAGACAGAGGTCGCCGAGCGCAGCAAGGCGGAGGACCAGTTAAGGCAGGTTCAGAAGATGGAAGCTGTCGGGCAATTGACCGGCGGCATTGCTCATGACTTCAACAATATGCTCGCTGTTGTGATCGGCGGCCTCAATATCCTGCAGCGGCGTCTGCAGAAGGGCGACTACAACGTCGGGCGCTTCGTTGAAGGCGCCATGGACGCAGCCCAGCGGGCCGCCGGGCTGACGCAACGCCTTCTGGCCTTTTCCAGACGCCAGCCGCTATCGCCGGAACCGTTTGGCGCCAATCGCCTCGTCAGCGGCATGAGTGACTTGCTGGCGAGAACGCTTGGAGAGACCATTCAGATGGAGACCGTGCTGGCGGCCGGTCTCTGGGATGTGAACGTCGATCCGGGGCAGCTGGAAAGCACCCTGCTCAATCTTTGCGTCAACGCACGCGATGCCATGCCGGGGGGCGGGCGTCTCACGATCGAGACATCGAATGCCTATATCGATGACAGTTACGCGGAGGATCACGCCCTGTCTGCTGGTCAATATGTTCTGATCGCCGTCACAGACACCGGCACCGGCATGACCCCGGACATTATGTCGCGCGCGTTCGATCCCTTTTTCACGACCAAGGATGTGGGCAAGGGAACAGGGCTCGGGCTGAGCCAGGTCTATGGGTTCGTTCGGCAATCCGGCGGCAACGTGAAGATTTACTCGGAAGTCGGCTTGGGATCGACGATCAAGATCTACCTGCCGCGCTACTACGGTGATGCCGCCGAGCGCCCGCCGACCCCGAAGGACAAGGAGATTGTCGGCGGTCATGTCGATGAAGTGATCCTGGTTGTCGAGGACGAGGAGCGGGTCCGTGCCGTCTCGGCAGAAGCCTTGCGGGAATTGGGCTATACCGTCATTGAAGCTCAGGGGCCTTTCGATGCGCTGAAAATGTTCGAGGACGGCCAGCGCGTGTCGCTGCTGTTCACGGACGTCGTCATGCCCGGTATGTCCGGACGCATGCTCGTCGATCGGTTGCGGGCACGCGATCCCCAGTTGAGGGTACTGTATACGACCGGCTATACCCGCAACGCGATCGTCCACAACGGCGTTCTCGAAGCCGGCACCCAGCTCCTGACCAAGCCTTTCAACATCGAGGATCTCGCCTCCAAAGTTCGCAAGATCCTGGATCAGCCTTGA
- a CDS encoding BNR-4 repeat-containing protein — MTTVRNGALLALLLTGNTAMALSPDASAQVCTKPQTGEAGQVQIGETWSGVGTGIGAATTKDGALLTAYFGPDRYIRLASFNPKDGTLCEKSLDSRFDGWDAHNSLTLAISDDGTAHISGNMHADPMVYAQGPASDLDRIKLIPMTGQDEESVTYPHFLKDRAGNLLFLYRSGTSGDGSWQVNRWTDGKWHRLPAVFTDRDGRKAVSAYPTEFVKDKNGLYHVAVVWRHTMDVSSNFAVTYAATWDFKTWQVGRRTAEGPLTPRAMEKVDLPGEGQGLVNNAKLAISDTGVPVILFTRFNADGKNAVFASGRIDGRWQTIQVAASDKRTEIKGGGSIPNLPYGAFLSSSSEDGMQIRAIFSPGEQVNTWLDADTMSLSSNRAPARRTARSPGDVIAIPAGLAEASNRTANVRENGVDGPSRGRLRWFAQKVNFDRPRACTVEAPKACNPPPSPLIWMPGD, encoded by the coding sequence ATGACGACAGTTCGAAACGGCGCCCTGTTGGCGTTATTGCTGACGGGAAACACAGCGATGGCGCTGTCTCCCGACGCAAGTGCACAGGTTTGTACAAAGCCGCAAACGGGTGAAGCCGGGCAAGTTCAAATTGGCGAAACCTGGTCCGGTGTCGGAACCGGAATCGGCGCGGCCACAACCAAAGACGGCGCTCTATTGACCGCCTATTTCGGCCCCGACCGTTACATTCGGTTGGCATCGTTCAATCCCAAAGACGGCACGCTTTGCGAAAAAAGCCTCGACTCCAGGTTCGATGGGTGGGATGCCCATAATTCGTTGACCCTGGCTATCAGCGACGATGGCACAGCCCATATTTCGGGCAATATGCATGCAGACCCCATGGTCTATGCTCAAGGTCCCGCATCGGATCTGGACCGCATCAAACTCATCCCGATGACCGGACAAGACGAGGAGAGTGTGACCTATCCCCATTTTCTGAAGGACCGGGCAGGCAACCTTCTTTTTCTGTATCGCAGCGGTACGTCCGGGGACGGGAGCTGGCAGGTCAACCGGTGGACCGACGGAAAATGGCACCGGCTCCCTGCGGTCTTCACCGACCGCGACGGACGAAAAGCCGTCAGTGCCTATCCAACTGAGTTTGTAAAGGACAAGAATGGCCTCTACCACGTGGCCGTGGTGTGGCGCCACACCATGGATGTCAGCTCCAATTTCGCGGTGACCTATGCTGCAACATGGGATTTCAAAACCTGGCAGGTCGGGCGCCGCACAGCAGAAGGTCCGCTGACGCCGCGCGCGATGGAAAAAGTGGATCTGCCGGGGGAAGGACAGGGTTTGGTCAACAATGCCAAATTGGCCATTTCGGACACTGGAGTACCGGTCATCCTGTTCACCCGATTCAATGCCGATGGAAAAAACGCGGTCTTTGCCTCCGGCCGCATTGATGGACGATGGCAAACGATACAAGTTGCGGCTTCAGACAAAAGGACGGAGATCAAAGGTGGAGGGTCGATTCCCAATCTCCCATACGGCGCCTTCTTATCCAGTTCCAGCGAAGACGGCATGCAAATTCGGGCCATTTTCTCGCCAGGCGAACAGGTGAATACTTGGCTTGACGCAGACACCATGTCCCTGTCGAGCAATCGGGCGCCCGCCCGGAGAACTGCGCGAAGCCCCGGTGACGTGATTGCAATACCTGCGGGTTTGGCAGAGGCTTCCAACAGGACAGCCAATGTTCGCGAAAACGGCGTGGACGGCCCCAGCAGGGGCCGCCTGAGATGGTTCGCTCAAAAGGTTAATTTTGACAGACCCCGCGCATGCACGGTAGAGGCTCCGAAAGCCTGCAATCCGCCCCCGTCACCATTAATCTGGATGCCCGGCGACTAA
- a CDS encoding acyltransferase, whose amino-acid sequence MVISNIPLVKQQGKDNQLDIDPTVRGAGAVITITGDNNHISIGPGVNLNTTKIMIRGSNCVVSIRERSRFKNGVLYLTDSGTEFYCGVGTSWESGHILVQERCKITLGDDCMLSNGIMIRTSDSHGIFDMDTRELVNPARDVSVGDHVWIGNGARLNKGVSIDKGSIIAQLSVVSGQIEANCVAAGIPAKVIRRGVVWSRSMQFPLEQLVAGHPD is encoded by the coding sequence ATGGTTATTTCAAATATTCCGCTAGTGAAACAACAGGGTAAAGATAATCAACTGGATATTGATCCGACTGTTCGTGGGGCAGGGGCAGTCATTACCATAACCGGGGATAACAACCACATATCCATCGGTCCGGGCGTGAACCTGAATACCACGAAGATCATGATCCGCGGCAGCAATTGCGTGGTCAGCATTCGCGAGAGATCGCGTTTCAAGAATGGCGTTTTATATCTTACGGACAGTGGAACCGAGTTTTACTGCGGGGTCGGGACGAGCTGGGAAAGCGGGCACATCCTTGTGCAGGAACGTTGCAAGATCACTCTTGGCGACGACTGCATGCTGTCCAACGGCATTATGATCCGCACCTCAGATAGTCACGGTATTTTCGATATGGACACCCGTGAGTTGGTCAATCCTGCCAGGGACGTGTCGGTAGGCGACCATGTCTGGATCGGCAATGGTGCGCGACTGAACAAGGGCGTGTCCATCGACAAGGGGTCCATCATCGCCCAGCTTTCCGTGGTCAGCGGTCAAATTGAAGCCAACTGTGTTGCAGCAGGAATCCCGGCCAAAGTTATCCGCAGAGGCGTCGTATGGTCACGATCGATGCAATTTCCGCTGGAGCAATTAGTCGCCGGGCATCCAGATTAA
- a CDS encoding GSCFA domain-containing protein → MHPYKTFPAKQFWSRAVSQGFDATQAPNAEKPLLMSSDKIVTAGSCFAANLVPYLEKNGFEYLRTEYNHPIFREVPTENLSYAKFSAGYGNIYTARQMLQLLKRCLGEFTPVEDRWVTPDGIIDPFRPGLLYRARTEREFDLLTKQHLQAALRAFQECDVLIFTLGLTEGWISKADGAVFPACPGTIAGTYDDSKHGFVNFTVAEVTDDLRDFITVLRRINPSVRVLLTVSPVPLVATASDRHVLPATVYSKSVLRVAAEVIANEMDQVTYFPAYEIVTGPQAPADFFEADKRNVTVKAVDTVMSAFLANCETSTHAFLERKADVVPQNNADKIGALSRRLMDLDCEEAGQDA, encoded by the coding sequence ATGCATCCCTATAAAACCTTTCCCGCGAAACAATTCTGGTCCAGGGCCGTATCGCAAGGGTTCGACGCAACGCAGGCGCCAAATGCCGAAAAGCCTCTTCTGATGTCCAGCGACAAGATCGTTACCGCAGGCAGCTGTTTCGCGGCAAATCTCGTTCCGTATCTCGAAAAAAATGGCTTCGAGTATCTTCGCACCGAATATAATCACCCAATCTTTCGCGAAGTCCCGACTGAAAATTTGAGCTACGCGAAATTCAGTGCCGGATATGGCAATATTTATACAGCCCGGCAGATGCTGCAGTTGCTGAAACGTTGCCTGGGGGAATTTACCCCCGTCGAAGACAGATGGGTCACGCCAGACGGGATCATCGATCCGTTCAGACCCGGTTTGCTGTACCGCGCGCGAACCGAACGAGAATTCGATCTCCTGACGAAGCAGCACCTCCAGGCCGCGTTGCGCGCTTTTCAAGAATGCGACGTGCTGATCTTTACGCTTGGCCTTACCGAGGGCTGGATCTCCAAGGCCGATGGCGCGGTCTTTCCTGCCTGCCCGGGCACGATCGCGGGCACCTATGACGACAGCAAGCACGGCTTCGTCAACTTTACGGTTGCCGAAGTTACCGACGATCTGCGGGACTTCATAACCGTACTAAGACGCATCAATCCGTCTGTCCGCGTTCTTTTGACAGTTTCCCCGGTTCCGCTGGTTGCGACTGCCTCCGATCGCCATGTCCTTCCTGCCACGGTCTACAGCAAATCCGTTTTGCGCGTTGCCGCCGAGGTGATTGCGAACGAGATGGATCAGGTCACCTACTTTCCAGCCTATGAGATCGTCACCGGTCCGCAGGCGCCGGCGGACTTCTTTGAAGCCGACAAACGGAATGTCACGGTGAAAGCCGTCGATACAGTCATGTCGGCTTTTTTGGCGAACTGCGAAACGAGTACGCATGCGTTTCTGGAACGGAAGGCGGACGTGGTGCCTCAAAACAATGCGGACAAGATCGGCGCTCTCTCACGCCGCTTGATGGATCTGGATTGCGAAGAGGCAGGCCAGGACGCCTGA